Proteins encoded in a region of the Streptomyces sp. NBC_00513 genome:
- the katG gene encoding catalase/peroxidase HPI, protein MSENHDAIVVDAKTNEGGGGCPVAHERAAHPTQGGGNRQWWPERLNLKILAKNPAVANPLGEEFDYAEAFNNLDLAAVKRDIAEVLTDSQDWWPADFGNYGPFMVRMAWHSAGTYRISDGRGGAGAGQQRFAPLNSWPDNGNLDKARRLLWPVKKKYGQSISWADLMILTGNVALESMGFETFGFAGGRADVWEPDEDVYWGPETTWLDDERYTGDRELENPLGAVQMGLIYVNPEGPNGTPDPLAAARDIRETFRRMAMNDEETVALIAGGHTFGKTHGAGPADHVGDDPEAASIEQQGLGWSNTFGTGKGGDTITSGLEGIWTNTPVTWDNTFFDILFGYEWELFKSPAGAHQWRPKDNGGAGTVPDAHDASKTHAPTMLTTDLSLRVDPAYEQISRRFHENPAEFADAFARAWFKLTHRDMGPIVRYLGPEVPSETLLWQDPLPAVTHALVDAEDVADLKSRVLASDLSVSALVSAAWASASSFRGSDKRGGANGARIRLEPQSGWEVNNPDELATVLRTLEGVREAFNSARSDGKQVSLADLIVLAGGAAVEQAAKNAGFDVRVPFTPGRVDASQEQTDVESFAALEPVADGFRNYLGKGNRLPAEYLLIDRANLLTLSAPEMTVLVGGLRVLGANHQKSSAGVLTKTPESLTNDFFANLLDLGTTWTATSQDANTFEGRDSSTGEVKWTGTRADLVFGSNSELRAVAEVYASDDAKEKFVKDFVAAWDKVMNLDRFDLV, encoded by the coding sequence ATGTCTGAGAACCATGACGCAATCGTCGTAGACGCGAAGACGAACGAGGGCGGAGGTGGCTGCCCGGTCGCGCACGAGCGGGCCGCCCACCCGACGCAGGGTGGTGGAAACCGCCAGTGGTGGCCGGAGCGGCTCAACCTGAAGATCCTCGCCAAGAACCCCGCCGTGGCCAACCCCCTCGGCGAGGAGTTCGACTACGCCGAGGCGTTCAACAACCTCGACCTCGCGGCCGTGAAGCGGGACATCGCCGAGGTGCTGACGGACTCGCAGGACTGGTGGCCGGCCGACTTCGGCAACTACGGCCCGTTCATGGTCCGTATGGCGTGGCACAGCGCGGGCACCTACCGCATCAGCGACGGCCGCGGCGGCGCCGGTGCCGGACAGCAGCGCTTCGCCCCCCTCAACAGCTGGCCGGACAACGGCAACCTGGACAAGGCCCGCCGCCTGCTGTGGCCGGTGAAGAAGAAGTACGGCCAGAGCATCTCCTGGGCCGACCTCATGATCCTGACCGGCAACGTCGCCCTGGAGTCGATGGGCTTCGAGACGTTCGGCTTCGCCGGCGGCCGCGCGGACGTGTGGGAGCCCGACGAGGACGTCTACTGGGGTCCCGAGACCACCTGGCTCGACGACGAGCGCTACACGGGCGACCGCGAGCTGGAGAACCCGCTCGGCGCGGTCCAGATGGGCCTGATCTACGTCAACCCCGAAGGCCCGAACGGTACCCCCGACCCGCTCGCCGCGGCGCGCGACATCCGTGAGACGTTCCGCCGCATGGCGATGAACGACGAGGAGACGGTCGCCCTCATCGCGGGTGGCCACACCTTCGGCAAGACCCACGGCGCCGGCCCGGCGGACCACGTCGGCGACGACCCCGAGGCCGCGTCCATCGAGCAGCAGGGCCTGGGCTGGAGCAACACCTTCGGCACCGGCAAGGGCGGGGACACGATCACCAGCGGCCTTGAGGGCATCTGGACGAACACCCCGGTGACCTGGGACAACACCTTCTTCGACATCCTCTTCGGATACGAATGGGAGCTGTTCAAGAGCCCGGCCGGCGCGCACCAGTGGCGGCCGAAGGACAACGGCGGGGCGGGCACCGTTCCCGACGCCCACGACGCGTCCAAGACCCACGCGCCGACGATGCTGACGACGGACCTGTCGCTGCGCGTCGACCCGGCGTACGAGCAGATCTCGCGGCGCTTCCACGAGAACCCGGCCGAGTTCGCGGACGCCTTCGCCCGCGCGTGGTTCAAGCTGACGCACCGTGACATGGGTCCGATCGTGCGCTACCTCGGCCCGGAGGTCCCCTCCGAGACGCTGCTGTGGCAGGACCCGCTCCCCGCGGTGACGCACGCGCTCGTCGACGCGGAGGACGTCGCCGACCTCAAGAGCAGGGTCCTCGCCTCGGACCTGTCGGTGTCCGCGCTCGTGTCCGCGGCGTGGGCGTCCGCCTCGTCGTTCCGCGGCAGCGACAAGCGCGGTGGCGCCAACGGTGCGCGCATCCGCCTCGAACCGCAGAGCGGTTGGGAGGTCAACAACCCCGACGAGCTGGCGACGGTACTGCGCACGCTGGAAGGCGTCCGGGAGGCCTTCAACTCCGCCCGCTCCGACGGCAAGCAGGTCTCGCTCGCCGACCTGATCGTGCTGGCCGGCGGCGCGGCCGTCGAACAGGCCGCCAAGAACGCGGGCTTCGACGTGCGGGTCCCCTTCACCCCCGGCCGGGTGGACGCGTCCCAGGAGCAGACGGACGTGGAGTCGTTCGCGGCCCTGGAGCCGGTCGCCGACGGTTTCCGCAACTACCTCGGCAAGGGCAACCGGCTGCCGGCCGAGTACCTGCTCATCGACCGGGCGAACCTGTTGACGTTGAGCGCGCCCGAGATGACGGTCCTCGTCGGTGGGCTCCGTGTGCTCGGCGCGAACCACCAGAAGTCCTCGGCGGGCGTCCTCACCAAGACGCCCGAGTCGCTGACGAACGACTTCTTCGCCAACCTGCTCGACCTCGGCACCACGTGGACGGCGACGTCCCAGGACGCGAACACCTTCGAGGGTCGCGACTCCTCCACGGGCGAGGTCAAGTGGACCGGCACCCGCGCCGACCTCGTCTTCGGCTCGAACTCCGAGCTGCGCGCGGTCGCTGAGGTCTACGCGAGCGACGACGCGAAGGAGAAGTTCGTCAAGGACTTCGTCGCCGCGTGGGACAAGGTGATGAACCTGGACCGGTTCGACCTCGTCTGA
- a CDS encoding TetR/AcrR family transcriptional regulator, producing MAQQAEDRAPDGRAERGRQSRVKIADAVLALLDEGETHFAADRVAERAGVSRRLVFHHFADMAQLVETAIARRLEQLIEQIQPLPTQGARTARVAALTEQRARILEWITPAQLTTLRLERRSERIDEVTRQVLDLARERLATVFAEELDRAPADRAADLLNGLDAVTTWGAWYHWRSSGLDIDAAHRAMETSVHALLAATDQTADPADPGR from the coding sequence GTGGCTCAGCAGGCAGAGGACCGCGCTCCGGACGGCCGCGCGGAGCGCGGACGGCAGTCGCGCGTGAAGATCGCGGATGCCGTGCTGGCGCTGCTCGACGAGGGGGAGACGCACTTCGCCGCGGATCGCGTGGCCGAGCGCGCGGGCGTGTCCCGCCGGCTGGTGTTCCACCATTTCGCGGACATGGCCCAGTTGGTCGAAACCGCCATCGCCCGCAGGTTGGAGCAGCTGATCGAGCAGATCCAACCCCTGCCGACACAGGGCGCGCGCACCGCCCGGGTCGCGGCCCTCACGGAACAGCGCGCCAGGATCCTGGAATGGATCACACCGGCTCAGCTGACGACCCTGCGCCTGGAGCGTCGGTCCGAGCGGATCGACGAGGTCACCCGACAGGTGCTGGACCTGGCGCGCGAGCGCTTGGCGACGGTCTTCGCCGAGGAGCTCGACCGGGCGCCGGCCGACCGGGCGGCCGACCTGCTCAACGGTCTGGACGCCGTGACCACCTGGGGTGCCTGGTACCACTGGCGCAGCAGCGGCCTCGACATCGACGCGGCGCACCGTGCCATGGAGACCTCGGTGCACGCCCTTCTGGCGGCGACGGATCAGACGGCGGATCCGGCGGATCCGGGGCGGTGA
- a CDS encoding SDR family oxidoreductase: MRITGSTVLLTGVTGGIGLTLARALTAKGAKLVITGRREEALKAVADELGARSVLADLADPDDVTRLAEACPDTDILIANAALPSSGDLLDYTPEQVDRSLAVNLRAPVMLTRLLAPRMVEAGKGHIVLVGSISGKAATKSSSLYNASKFGLRGFALAFRQDLRGTGVGLSLVQPGYVRDAGMFAATGSTPPGGVRTVAPEDVARGVTRAVERDLCEVNVAPIELRLLSAIAGQFPAFSERVQRRAGVDGTVSRIVEAQRGSR, from the coding sequence ATGCGCATCACCGGATCGACCGTTCTCCTCACCGGCGTCACGGGTGGCATAGGCCTGACGCTGGCCCGCGCGCTCACCGCGAAGGGCGCGAAACTCGTGATCACGGGACGTCGGGAGGAGGCCCTCAAGGCCGTGGCCGACGAACTCGGCGCCCGATCCGTCCTCGCCGATCTCGCCGACCCGGACGACGTCACCCGTCTCGCCGAGGCCTGCCCCGACACGGACATCCTCATCGCCAACGCGGCCCTTCCGTCCAGCGGCGACCTGCTCGACTACACGCCCGAGCAGGTCGACCGCTCCCTGGCCGTGAACCTGCGCGCCCCCGTCATGCTGACCCGCCTGCTCGCGCCCCGCATGGTCGAGGCGGGCAAGGGCCACATCGTGCTCGTCGGCTCGATCTCCGGGAAGGCCGCCACCAAGTCCTCCTCGCTCTACAACGCCTCGAAGTTCGGCCTGCGCGGCTTCGCGCTGGCCTTCCGCCAGGACCTGCGGGGCACCGGTGTCGGACTCTCGCTCGTCCAACCGGGATACGTACGGGACGCGGGCATGTTCGCCGCGACGGGATCGACCCCTCCGGGCGGCGTACGGACGGTGGCGCCGGAGGACGTGGCTCGGGGCGTGACGCGCGCCGTCGAGCGCGACCTGTGCGAAGTCAACGTGGCCCCGATCGAGCTGAGGCTGCTCAGTGCCATCGCCGGCCAGTTCCCGGCCTTCTCCGAGAGGGTGCAGCGCCGCGCGGGAGTGGACGGCACGGTGAGCCGGATCGTGGAGGCGCAGCGCGGAAGTCGGTGA
- a CDS encoding PadR family transcriptional regulator encodes MALEHAILVSLLEKPGSGYELARRFERSIGYFWTATHQQIYRVLKRMESDGLLAVREVPQQGRPDKKEYSVADAGRTALSGWLHEPIEPESLRHDLAVKIRGAAFDDPAALTREVERHRQVHADRLAHYLAGERRDFTGPEAPTPPDAGQELQHVVLRGGIAYERMTVAWLDDVLATVRRIGESSQPDA; translated from the coding sequence ATGGCGCTCGAACACGCGATCCTCGTCTCGCTGCTGGAGAAGCCGGGCTCCGGCTATGAGCTGGCCCGGCGCTTCGAGCGGTCCATCGGCTACTTCTGGACCGCCACCCACCAGCAGATCTACCGCGTGCTCAAGCGCATGGAGAGCGACGGCCTGCTCGCCGTCCGCGAGGTGCCGCAACAGGGCCGCCCGGACAAGAAGGAATACTCCGTCGCCGACGCCGGGCGCACCGCGCTCTCCGGGTGGCTGCACGAACCGATCGAGCCCGAGAGCCTGCGGCACGACCTCGCCGTGAAGATCCGCGGCGCGGCCTTCGACGACCCGGCCGCGCTCACCCGCGAGGTCGAACGGCACCGCCAGGTACACGCCGACCGCCTCGCGCACTACCTCGCCGGGGAACGGCGCGACTTCACCGGGCCCGAGGCCCCCACGCCGCCCGACGCCGGGCAGGAACTGCAACACGTCGTGCTGCGCGGCGGCATCGCGTACGAACGCATGACCGTCGCCTGGCTCGACGACGTACTCGCCACCGTCCGCCGGATCGGCGAGTCCTCCCAACCGGACGCCTGA